The following coding sequences lie in one Pyrobaculum sp. 3827-6 genomic window:
- the carA gene encoding glutamine-hydrolyzing carbamoyl-phosphate synthase small subunit, with product MDVKGANGRAYLVLEDGTTFVGRPIGAERVAVGEVVFTTAVVGYPQALTDPSYRGQILTFTMPLIGNYGVSEDQMESDGVKVEGVVLFEATSPSHYKSVMSLDEWLAASGVPGVARVDTRALVQILREHGVMMGAVGPEGPGVLLEKLRRSPRYDEVLYVDQVSVKEPVELGDGKLCVGVVDCGVKRSIVREFLKRGAKVRLVPCRRPEAAFDCDALFVSNGPGNPKLLDFLSTKIAEYVEYRKPLMGICLGHQVIAMALGAGIYKLKLGHRASNKPVRDLLFTGGTYITTHNHGYAVDPSGTELRVWAVQPDDGTVEGLYHERLPVLTTQWHPEASPGPHDTRWVFDKFLKLAHRHAGR from the coding sequence ATTGATGTCAAAGGGGCGAATGGGAGGGCGTACCTCGTCCTTGAAGACGGCACTACTTTTGTAGGGAGGCCAATTGGGGCGGAGAGGGTAGCGGTGGGGGAGGTTGTCTTCACAACCGCGGTGGTGGGCTACCCGCAGGCGTTGACCGATCCGAGCTACAGGGGGCAGATACTTACGTTTACAATGCCCTTGATAGGTAACTACGGCGTCTCGGAGGACCAGATGGAGTCCGATGGGGTGAAGGTGGAGGGTGTTGTGCTGTTTGAGGCGACGTCGCCGAGTCACTACAAATCCGTGATGTCGCTTGACGAGTGGCTAGCCGCCTCCGGCGTGCCCGGCGTGGCTAGGGTCGACACGAGAGCGCTGGTGCAGATTCTTAGAGAGCATGGTGTGATGATGGGGGCGGTGGGGCCCGAGGGGCCGGGGGTGTTGTTGGAGAAGTTGCGCAGATCGCCCCGCTACGACGAGGTGCTGTACGTAGACCAGGTATCTGTTAAAGAGCCTGTGGAGCTGGGGGACGGGAAGCTCTGTGTGGGCGTTGTAGACTGCGGCGTGAAGAGGTCTATTGTGAGAGAGTTTTTGAAGAGGGGTGCAAAGGTGAGGCTTGTGCCGTGCCGCCGGCCCGAGGCGGCTTTCGACTGCGACGCGTTGTTTGTCAGCAACGGCCCCGGCAACCCCAAGCTACTGGACTTCCTATCTACAAAGATTGCGGAGTATGTAGAGTATAGAAAGCCCCTGATGGGCATATGCCTCGGCCACCAGGTGATTGCCATGGCCCTAGGCGCCGGGATATACAAGCTGAAGCTAGGCCACAGAGCCAGCAACAAGCCTGTACGCGACTTGTTATTCACCGGCGGGACCTACATAACGACCCACAACCACGGCTACGCGGTTGACCCCAGCGGCACCGAGTTGAGGGTGTGGGCCGTCCAGCCAGACGACGGCACTGTGGAGGGCCTCTACCACGAGCGCCTCCCGGTGTTAACCACCCAGTGGCACCCCGAGGCATCGCCGGGGCCTCATGACACGAGGTGGGTCTTCGACAAGTTTCTAAAGCTGGCGCATCGCCATGCCGGACGTTAG
- a CDS encoding GNAT family N-acetyltransferase, with the protein MDIDYVEITGVYSKIQEFYRAVSLDSVIYRFLHPADPVYIYRYLWSRGCKTFLVYHRNKAVGVVDVTPCGEGAEVAIVIADAYQGRGLGRAVAVDFAPRLREMGFKYAVAYVSPENYKALSIARRMGAEVRCRDICIVIYRLVEDGDVCR; encoded by the coding sequence ATGGACATCGACTATGTCGAGATTACTGGAGTGTACTCAAAAATTCAAGAGTTTTACCGCGCGGTTTCGCTAGACAGCGTAATATATAGGTTTTTACACCCTGCAGATCCTGTGTATATATACAGGTATTTGTGGAGCCGGGGCTGTAAGACCTTTCTTGTTTATCATAGAAACAAGGCCGTGGGGGTGGTAGACGTAACTCCATGCGGCGAGGGGGCTGAGGTTGCGATAGTTATAGCGGATGCGTACCAGGGCAGGGGGTTGGGGAGGGCCGTGGCTGTGGACTTCGCGCCGAGGCTTAGGGAAATGGGGTTTAAATACGCCGTTGCGTACGTCTCCCCCGAGAACTACAAGGCGCTGTCTATAGCTAGGAGGATGGGGGCTGAGGTTAGATGTAGAGACATATGCATCGTGATCTACAGGCTTGTGGAAGATGGGGATGTGTGTAGATAA
- the fbp gene encoding fructose-1,6-bisphosphate aldolase/phosphatase yields MKVTVSIIKADVGGFPGHAHVHPKMLEYAAAKMREAQKRGLIIDYFVYNVGDDISLLMTHTKGEDNPEIHGLAWETFKEVTEQIAKRYKLYGAGQDLLKDAFSGNVRGMGPQVAEMEFEERPSEPLIVFAADKTEPGAFNLPLYKMFADPFNTAGLVIDPSMHEGFIFEVLDVVEHKVYLLKTPEEAYSLLGLIGTTGRYIIRKVFRKADGAPAAANSVERLSLIAGRYVGKDDPVMMVRAQSGLPAVGEVLEAFAHPHLVHGWMRGSHAGPLMPARFITVDPERRIAIGAKMTRFDGPPKVGALGFQLHEGYLEGGVDLFDDPAFDYVRQVAAQVADYIRRMGPFQPHRLPPEEMEYTALPKILSKIKAYPADQYEKNRRRYVEAVVKGVKVEESQHD; encoded by the coding sequence ATGAAGGTAACGGTTTCCATAATTAAAGCCGACGTAGGCGGCTTCCCAGGTCACGCCCATGTCCACCCAAAAATGCTTGAGTACGCCGCGGCGAAGATGAGAGAGGCCCAGAAGAGGGGTCTCATCATCGACTACTTCGTCTACAACGTGGGGGACGACATATCTCTACTAATGACCCACACAAAAGGCGAAGACAACCCGGAAATCCACGGCCTCGCCTGGGAGACCTTCAAGGAGGTCACCGAGCAGATAGCCAAGAGGTACAAGCTGTACGGGGCGGGTCAAGACCTTTTGAAAGACGCCTTCTCCGGCAACGTAAGGGGCATGGGACCCCAGGTAGCTGAGATGGAGTTCGAGGAGAGGCCCAGCGAGCCGTTAATAGTATTCGCCGCCGACAAGACCGAGCCAGGCGCCTTCAACCTCCCCCTATACAAAATGTTCGCAGACCCCTTCAACACAGCCGGCCTTGTCATAGACCCCTCAATGCACGAAGGCTTCATATTCGAGGTGCTGGACGTAGTTGAGCACAAGGTATATCTGCTCAAGACGCCGGAGGAGGCCTACTCCCTCCTCGGCCTTATAGGAACCACCGGGAGATATATAATTAGGAAAGTCTTTAGAAAAGCCGACGGCGCCCCCGCCGCCGCCAACAGCGTCGAGAGGCTCTCCCTCATAGCCGGCCGCTACGTCGGTAAAGACGACCCAGTGATGATGGTTAGGGCGCAGTCGGGTCTGCCCGCCGTGGGGGAGGTGCTCGAGGCGTTTGCCCATCCACACCTCGTGCACGGCTGGATGCGCGGCAGCCACGCCGGGCCGTTGATGCCGGCGCGCTTCATCACGGTAGACCCCGAGCGGAGGATCGCCATCGGGGCCAAGATGACGCGGTTTGACGGGCCGCCGAAGGTAGGCGCCCTCGGGTTCCAGCTCCACGAGGGGTATCTGGAAGGGGGTGTGGACCTCTTTGACGACCCAGCCTTCGACTACGTGAGGCAGGTCGCGGCGCAGGTGGCCGACTACATTAGGAGGATGGGGCCCTTCCAGCCCCACAGACTGCCGCCAGAGGAGATGGAGTACACAGCGTTGCCGAAGATACTATCTAAGATTAAGGCGTACCCCGCCGATCAGTATGAGAAAAACAGGAGGAGGTACGTGGAGGCCGTGGTAAAGGGGGTGAAGGTAGAGGAGTCGCAACACGACTAG
- a CDS encoding MarC family protein, which translates to MSPVEFLGLVGQLYAIMNPIGKLAIVGPLAVEKPEYVRKITIVVVITVYILSSIFALSGGIILAVFGVSIDSFRIAGGVVLMAISIMTLVSGSYVGRLEVTEEQAVVPLATPLIVGPGTITALIIMSSIYGPATALAVSVAASTAVAATLLLGIRVVRYVGATPMRLLGRFMSLIIASVATEMILTGVKNHVARWMS; encoded by the coding sequence GTGAGCCCCGTGGAGTTCTTGGGTTTGGTAGGTCAGCTTTACGCTATTATGAATCCCATAGGGAAGCTTGCCATTGTAGGCCCTCTCGCTGTTGAGAAGCCGGAGTACGTCCGGAAGATAACCATAGTTGTAGTTATCACGGTGTACATCCTATCGTCAATCTTCGCCTTAAGCGGAGGGATCATCCTGGCCGTGTTTGGAGTCAGTATTGATAGCTTTAGGATTGCCGGTGGCGTTGTGTTGATGGCTATTTCCATAATGACTTTGGTATCTGGCTCCTACGTGGGCCGTCTAGAGGTTACTGAGGAACAGGCGGTTGTCCCGCTGGCGACGCCTCTAATAGTGGGCCCGGGCACTATCACTGCTCTAATCATAATGTCGTCTATATACGGCCCGGCAACTGCGCTGGCGGTTTCCGTGGCCGCGTCGACGGCGGTTGCGGCGACGTTGCTACTAGGCATCAGAGTTGTTAGGTACGTGGGGGCCACGCCCATGAGGCTCCTCGGCAGATTTATGTCTCTTATCATAGCCTCGGTGGCAACGGAAATGATTCTAACAGGTGTTAAAAACCACGTAGCGAGATGGATGTCGTAG
- a CDS encoding 2-oxoacid:acceptor oxidoreductase family protein, with protein MKISFLIGGPQGRGVETASFMFIYGVGSAGYYVYSRREFWSNIAGGRHSYVVGTISERWPAPAPGNSVELALTFDGHAVLEHVFHLRRGSYLVYNTEEDSKTPDNYTMMSKALAERLKKFAKENGFEPTVKGYVDYLRRGGVEVIGLPYNKHITEIGRKIGVTSPVMLARFVNTFVVALGAALLGLSDEYVARGVGFALGKKADVIEQNKKVAAEAMKLVDRMIAVLKPREPGVRRVFWNGNEASGYGKVVGGIRFIAYYPITPATDDALTFERLIPFPAARGAGEFSKYERVGAVAFQAEDELAAVAIATGGAIAGARSATVTSGPGFSLMAEAISMAGMMEVGLVLTLWMRAGPSTGQATRQGQQDLLFSLYIGHGEYPKIVYASGDLEEVFLDSIRVANWAERFRVPVIHLLDKNLSNTFAVMPLPDPSRVKIAAVKPVVYPQTREVEAYPLEEEVPPRLLPGVSNAIFHLNSLEHDPEGDPEEDPVVVTRMFERRMAKLRLIEREIPPEEKLVYYGPGDARRVIVGWGSTKPAILTALEELRDVGFLYMKLLYPYPAELVRRYLQGRETLFIENNYYGQLALITRMYAGIEPRAVAVKFNGRPVTSDDVLYAYKKFEEGQNVIKIETDL; from the coding sequence ATGAAAATTAGTTTCTTAATAGGAGGCCCCCAGGGCAGGGGTGTTGAGACCGCGTCTTTCATGTTTATATACGGCGTCGGCTCCGCGGGGTATTATGTATACTCCAGGAGGGAGTTCTGGAGTAACATAGCGGGTGGGCGCCATAGCTATGTAGTCGGGACGATATCGGAGAGGTGGCCCGCCCCGGCGCCGGGAAACTCCGTAGAGCTGGCGCTGACTTTCGACGGCCACGCGGTGCTGGAGCACGTCTTCCACTTAAGGAGGGGGAGCTACTTGGTGTACAACACCGAGGAGGACTCCAAAACCCCTGATAACTACACGATGATGTCCAAGGCGCTGGCGGAAAGGTTGAAAAAATTCGCAAAGGAGAACGGCTTCGAGCCCACGGTAAAGGGATACGTGGATTACCTAAGGCGAGGCGGCGTCGAGGTCATCGGGTTGCCCTATAATAAGCACATTACTGAAATTGGGAGGAAGATTGGGGTTACGTCGCCGGTTATGTTGGCCAGATTTGTAAACACCTTCGTGGTGGCTCTAGGCGCGGCGTTGCTGGGTCTCAGCGATGAGTACGTGGCTAGGGGCGTCGGCTTTGCTCTCGGGAAGAAGGCAGATGTAATTGAGCAGAACAAGAAGGTTGCGGCGGAGGCCATGAAGCTGGTGGATAGGATGATTGCCGTGCTAAAGCCGAGGGAACCCGGCGTCAGACGCGTGTTTTGGAATGGGAATGAGGCCTCTGGATATGGTAAAGTGGTGGGGGGGATTCGATTTATCGCCTACTACCCCATAACCCCCGCCACCGACGACGCCTTGACTTTTGAAAGGCTGATACCATTTCCAGCGGCGAGGGGCGCTGGGGAGTTCTCTAAATACGAGCGGGTCGGCGCCGTGGCCTTCCAAGCTGAGGATGAGCTTGCGGCTGTGGCCATCGCGACCGGCGGCGCCATCGCCGGCGCCAGGTCGGCCACCGTCACCTCTGGTCCGGGCTTTAGCCTAATGGCCGAGGCGATCTCCATGGCGGGCATGATGGAGGTTGGGCTGGTACTCACGTTGTGGATGAGGGCAGGGCCGAGCACTGGGCAGGCGACGAGGCAGGGTCAGCAAGATCTATTATTTTCGCTATACATAGGCCACGGCGAGTATCCCAAAATTGTCTACGCCAGCGGCGACTTGGAGGAGGTTTTCCTAGACAGCATCCGCGTGGCTAACTGGGCCGAGAGATTTAGAGTGCCAGTAATCCACCTCCTCGACAAAAACCTGTCTAATACATTCGCCGTGATGCCGTTGCCGGACCCGTCCAGGGTCAAGATAGCCGCGGTGAAGCCGGTGGTGTATCCACAGACTAGGGAGGTGGAGGCCTATCCCCTAGAGGAAGAGGTGCCGCCTAGGCTGTTGCCAGGCGTGTCAAACGCTATATTCCACCTAAACAGCCTGGAGCACGACCCCGAGGGCGACCCTGAGGAGGACCCGGTGGTGGTGACGAGGATGTTCGAGAGGAGGATGGCGAAGCTGAGGCTGATTGAGAGGGAGATACCGCCTGAGGAGAAGCTAGTCTACTACGGCCCCGGGGACGCCAGGCGTGTAATTGTGGGGTGGGGCTCCACGAAGCCCGCCATACTGACGGCACTTGAGGAGCTACGCGACGTGGGGTTCCTCTACATGAAGTTGCTGTACCCATACCCCGCGGAGCTGGTGCGGAGGTATCTGCAGGGCAGAGAGACGCTATTTATCGAAAATAACTACTATGGCCAGCTTGCGCTGATAACCCGCATGTACGCTGGAATAGAGCCGAGGGCCGTCGCCGTTAAGTTCAACGGGAGGCCTGTAACCAGCGACGATGTTTTATACGCCTATAAAAAATTCGAGGAGGGTCAAAACGTTATTAAAATAGAGACGGATCTGTAA
- a CDS encoding 2-oxoacid:ferredoxin oxidoreductase subunit beta: MQQVVKRTAADYRWLRAPEWCPGCGHFGVLQAIYNAFAELNLDPANVVLVSGIGCSSRLPHYVRTTSVHAIHGRAIPYALGIKLANPSLEVVVVGGDGDLMAIGGNHLLHMGRRNVDMTVILMDNSVYGLTRGQAGPTLPAGIKVKAVPKANPQSEINPLLMALTAGFTFIARGYSYDIKYTTRLIVEAIRHRGSAFVQIYSPCVTYNNIMTREWYEKRIYKLEEADPSWDPVVHDEKELDTKIRKALDKIVERERLPLGIFYKNELIPTFEERYESLYDPNYRSLPPALQPVEVDGRPIVDFEKLIADRLL, from the coding sequence ATGCAACAGGTTGTCAAGAGGACAGCCGCCGATTATAGGTGGCTACGCGCGCCTGAGTGGTGCCCCGGGTGTGGACATTTCGGCGTCTTGCAGGCCATCTACAACGCCTTTGCGGAGCTTAACCTCGACCCCGCTAACGTGGTGCTTGTCTCCGGCATCGGCTGCTCCTCACGTCTCCCCCACTATGTCCGCACCACCAGCGTACATGCAATACACGGGAGGGCCATACCCTACGCCCTGGGGATAAAGCTGGCCAACCCCTCCCTCGAGGTGGTGGTGGTGGGCGGAGACGGGGACTTGATGGCTATAGGCGGCAACCACCTACTCCACATGGGGAGGAGAAACGTCGACATGACCGTCATACTGATGGACAACTCGGTATATGGACTTACGAGGGGACAGGCAGGCCCCACCCTACCAGCTGGGATTAAGGTAAAGGCAGTACCTAAGGCAAACCCCCAGAGCGAGATAAACCCACTCCTCATGGCACTCACGGCGGGGTTCACCTTCATCGCGAGGGGCTACTCATACGACATAAAATACACCACGCGGCTAATCGTAGAGGCGATTAGACACAGGGGTAGCGCCTTTGTGCAGATATACAGCCCCTGCGTAACCTACAACAACATAATGACGAGAGAGTGGTACGAGAAGAGGATATACAAACTAGAAGAGGCTGATCCGAGCTGGGACCCCGTCGTCCACGACGAGAAGGAGCTGGACACCAAGATACGCAAGGCGCTTGACAAGATAGTGGAGCGAGAAAGGCTACCACTCGGCATATTCTACAAGAACGAGCTTATCCCAACCTTCGAGGAGCGGTATGAAAGCCTATACGACCCCAACTACAGGTCCCTCCCGCCCGCTCTACAGCCAGTGGAGGTAGACGGCAGACCCATCGTTGACTTCGAAAAGCTCATCGCAGACAGGTTGCTATAG
- a CDS encoding YkgJ family cysteine cluster protein: MTFRCEPGCALCCRASPVTVLPHEVYLLQKYARDLGVEVVFTPAYKVADLRANLRVALSYLMHLDEDGACPFLDGTRCMLHDLYKPLTCRSFPYLPKVIRYELDPAAREVRMDVKFVMSTLCPVVRRDLTAADVAHMANVKVAVKYAPREVGVAVKTLEKRYLYAKILSELWKRGEAELDEEGKYPFFPIINGFTYIRRFYPELTIEKFL; the protein is encoded by the coding sequence GTGACGTTTAGATGCGAGCCGGGTTGCGCCTTGTGTTGCAGAGCCAGTCCGGTAACGGTGCTACCGCACGAAGTGTACCTGTTGCAGAAATACGCCAGGGATCTGGGCGTAGAGGTGGTGTTTACGCCTGCCTACAAGGTGGCCGACTTAAGGGCTAATCTCAGGGTGGCTCTGTCGTACTTAATGCATCTCGACGAGGATGGCGCCTGTCCCTTTCTCGACGGGACGAGGTGTATGTTGCACGACCTCTACAAACCTCTGACGTGCAGGTCGTTTCCCTACCTCCCGAAGGTAATCCGCTACGAGCTGGACCCCGCGGCGCGCGAGGTTAGGATGGATGTCAAGTTTGTAATGTCTACTCTATGCCCAGTGGTGCGCCGCGACTTGACGGCGGCGGACGTGGCGCATATGGCTAACGTAAAGGTGGCTGTGAAATACGCGCCGAGAGAAGTCGGCGTAGCCGTCAAGACGCTGGAGAAGCGGTATCTATACGCCAAGATCCTGTCGGAGCTGTGGAAGAGGGGGGAGGCGGAGCTAGACGAGGAGGGGAAGTACCCCTTCTTCCCCATCATAAACGGCTTCACGTATATCCGCCGATTCTACCCCGAGCTGACTATCGAGAAGTTTCTATAG
- a CDS encoding histidinol-phosphate transaminase yields the protein MTLPPPAGVLKLDQNEVPIPPPEHVVAAAAQALYVSNWYQPAALYDEVRQLYAEYSGVDPSRVWLFPGADDFFDMLLHRVKTLAAPRPTYFLLEDQSAFNRVALVQSPLTGEEFRLDFSDFLDKAKRADAVYVDNPNNPTGQLLLSQREVEELLALGKPTIVDEAYFEFSGVTVAGLVESWPNLAVVRTMSKAFLMAGFRVTPVLAGRGWEIHYNTVRFRVSLASLAAARAALYKRDYVNDVVRQIRDGAELLRQGLAKAGVKTWPTWANFLLARGPPGFAQLLRKHGVWVRDEERRLGPGYVRITVGTREVNLQLLRTVAAVLTPASAPT from the coding sequence ATGACCCTCCCGCCGCCCGCCGGCGTTCTTAAGCTTGACCAGAACGAGGTGCCTATACCGCCTCCGGAGCACGTCGTCGCGGCCGCGGCCCAGGCGCTGTATGTGAGTAACTGGTATCAGCCCGCGGCTCTGTACGACGAGGTTAGGCAGCTCTACGCAGAGTATTCGGGGGTAGACCCGAGCCGCGTCTGGCTGTTCCCGGGGGCGGACGACTTTTTCGACATGTTGCTACACAGGGTAAAGACGCTGGCGGCGCCCCGCCCCACGTACTTCCTCCTAGAGGACCAGTCCGCGTTTAACAGAGTGGCCCTTGTGCAGAGCCCGCTCACGGGGGAGGAGTTCCGCCTAGACTTCTCGGATTTTCTAGACAAGGCCAAGAGGGCAGACGCGGTGTATGTAGACAACCCCAACAACCCAACTGGCCAGCTACTACTGAGCCAGAGAGAGGTGGAGGAGCTGCTGGCGCTGGGCAAGCCCACTATCGTCGACGAGGCGTATTTCGAGTTCTCCGGCGTAACAGTGGCCGGACTGGTGGAGTCCTGGCCCAACCTCGCCGTGGTTAGGACTATGTCCAAGGCGTTTCTAATGGCCGGGTTCAGAGTCACGCCGGTGCTCGCCGGGAGGGGCTGGGAGATACACTACAACACGGTGAGGTTCAGGGTGTCTCTGGCTTCTCTCGCCGCGGCCAGGGCCGCCCTGTACAAAAGGGATTACGTCAACGACGTGGTGAGGCAGATAAGAGATGGCGCCGAGCTTCTGAGGCAGGGCCTCGCCAAGGCGGGGGTCAAGACGTGGCCTACGTGGGCCAACTTTCTCTTAGCCAGAGGCCCGCCTGGCTTCGCCCAGTTGCTCAGAAAACACGGAGTCTGGGTCAGAGACGAGGAGCGGAGGCTCGGCCCGGGCTACGTCCGCATCACCGTGGGGACGAGGGAGGTGAACCTCCAGCTACTGAGGACCGTGGCTGCCGTGCTCACCCCCGCCTCTGCGCCGACTTAG
- a CDS encoding PaREP1 family protein: protein MEPLAMLKRRAEQLGKDADAYLLELLAREADPPERVEACIAASDWFWREGLRLLSLGDLRQASEKIWNAVVQAVKAYAEVTGLPHDSHRLIWAVVRRLARDKPELITMFAAVEQLHINFYEGHLERGDIEALLKAAESVRSHAVEMAKSAQRRG, encoded by the coding sequence GTGGAGCCGCTGGCAATGCTAAAAAGACGTGCTGAACAGCTCGGGAAGGACGCAGATGCCTACCTCCTAGAACTCCTAGCCCGGGAGGCGGACCCCCCAGAGAGGGTTGAGGCTTGTATAGCCGCCTCCGACTGGTTCTGGAGGGAGGGGCTGAGGTTGCTATCGCTAGGAGACTTGAGACAAGCATCTGAGAAGATATGGAACGCAGTTGTGCAAGCCGTGAAGGCCTACGCAGAGGTCACAGGGCTTCCGCACGACTCTCACAGACTAATCTGGGCTGTGGTGAGGCGGCTGGCTAGAGATAAGCCAGAGCTAATCACCATGTTCGCCGCCGTTGAGCAGTTGCATATAAACTTCTACGAGGGACATCTCGAGAGGGGAGATATAGAAGCTCTTCTAAAGGCGGCGGAGTCCGTCCGGTCACACGCCGTGGAGATGGCTAAGTCGGCGCAGAGGCGGGGGTGA
- a CDS encoding SufD family Fe-S cluster assembly protein, with protein sequence MDVKSARSLGAELVGKLPWQEVADSPTIRYYTDWSRFEGFKRLEEAPRVELPVSGCEVVVYNGVLLGAGRCGGVEVGVADDVFKEVQINSKILALHAAALIEPVSVRVRGSVGPLVVKLLASERGVHVASHVVLDIDSAASGSVVIYVEAGEGVMHTAVVEGVAGGGVEYVLVSRGGGPQYVHSALSVRSALYARPLVMGGVMNSVREEYVTGEGASVEVVGLELGTGASRLDHVVSVINDAPRGRGYARLYAVAADKSFVTQRAVGRITKQGVGSDSAVEGVVYIAGEGAVANTQPIILVETGEVEGARHSAADAALDEEREYYLRARGVRRGDLPKLLIASLIDQYLSSLSEQARGFVEEVVKASGVL encoded by the coding sequence ATGGATGTAAAGTCGGCCAGGTCGCTTGGGGCAGAGCTCGTGGGTAAGCTCCCTTGGCAGGAGGTGGCGGATTCCCCCACCATTAGGTACTACACCGACTGGTCTAGGTTTGAGGGGTTTAAGCGCCTGGAGGAGGCGCCGAGGGTTGAGTTGCCTGTCTCTGGCTGTGAGGTTGTTGTCTACAACGGCGTGTTGCTGGGGGCTGGGAGGTGCGGGGGGGTGGAGGTGGGGGTCGCCGACGACGTGTTTAAAGAGGTGCAGATAAACAGCAAGATATTGGCCCTGCACGCCGCGGCGCTTATAGAGCCCGTGTCTGTGAGGGTGAGGGGCTCGGTAGGCCCCCTGGTGGTTAAGTTGCTGGCCTCTGAGAGGGGGGTCCACGTGGCTAGCCACGTCGTGTTGGATATCGACAGCGCCGCCTCGGGCTCTGTGGTTATCTACGTCGAGGCGGGGGAGGGGGTGATGCACACCGCCGTGGTGGAGGGGGTGGCCGGCGGCGGTGTGGAGTATGTGCTTGTGTCTAGGGGCGGGGGGCCTCAGTACGTCCACTCGGCGCTTTCCGTGAGGAGCGCCCTCTACGCGAGGCCCTTGGTGATGGGGGGCGTGATGAACTCTGTGAGGGAGGAATATGTGACGGGGGAGGGGGCCTCTGTTGAGGTGGTGGGTCTTGAGCTGGGCACCGGCGCCTCTAGGCTTGACCACGTGGTTTCTGTGATAAACGACGCGCCTAGGGGTAGGGGCTATGCCCGGCTCTACGCAGTGGCGGCGGACAAGTCGTTTGTTACGCAGAGGGCTGTGGGCCGCATCACGAAGCAGGGTGTTGGTAGCGACAGCGCGGTGGAGGGCGTGGTGTACATAGCGGGGGAGGGGGCCGTCGCCAACACCCAGCCCATCATCCTGGTGGAGACTGGCGAGGTGGAGGGGGCTAGGCACTCTGCCGCCGACGCCGCGCTGGACGAGGAGAGGGAGTACTACCTCAGAGCCAGGGGGGTGAGGAGGGGGGATCTGCCTAAGTTGCTCATTGCGAGCTTGATAGATCAGTATCTCTCGTCGCTGTCGGAGCAAGCCCGGGGTTTTGTAGAAGAGGTTGTCAAAGCCTCGGGCGTGCTCTAG
- a CDS encoding tRNA(Ile)(2)-agmatinylcytidine synthase, whose product MKVYIGIDDTDSHRGGCTTYVGYVFAKEVLKKWGPEAFQDFPRLIRLNPNVPFKTRGNAAVALALDVPPGDVDELWRLAVEVVQALARREGKTDPGVAMAVGLVPERARVLYRMALTQVVSVSAAERAGLKTWGGRGKIGAVAAVGAELPLSTFELIAYREGERLPIPPQLARAMEALTYPFTFHNVDRNRVLIEPRGPDPVYFGVRGLTPQHLVYAESLLESWGFKPSGWVIYRTNQAVDAHIELGIYFDEPYPYSFYRARGIIQGVKRVGGRHLVGWLDSGLPFVVYRHLGRMAAELERCVGCDVELYGGLKPRGGRLYLYVERAYILGRYRRARERCPYCGGSLESAGAGKGWRCRVCGTLFRRAATRWIYDYAPRALILPRPGEWRHLLKPPGVEPEIASFFSPSAVRWIV is encoded by the coding sequence ATGAAGGTTTACATAGGGATCGACGACACGGACAGCCACAGGGGAGGTTGCACGACGTATGTAGGCTACGTATTTGCAAAGGAGGTGTTAAAGAAGTGGGGCCCCGAGGCCTTCCAAGACTTCCCCCGGCTGATTAGGCTGAACCCCAACGTGCCGTTTAAGACTAGGGGCAACGCCGCCGTGGCCCTTGCCCTCGACGTGCCGCCCGGCGACGTAGATGAGCTGTGGAGACTCGCCGTGGAGGTGGTCCAAGCCCTCGCCAGGCGGGAGGGCAAGACCGACCCAGGAGTCGCCATGGCCGTCGGCTTGGTGCCGGAGCGCGCGCGGGTCCTATACAGAATGGCGCTGACGCAGGTGGTCAGCGTAAGCGCGGCTGAGCGCGCAGGGCTTAAGACGTGGGGCGGTAGAGGTAAGATAGGCGCCGTCGCCGCCGTGGGGGCGGAGCTCCCCCTCTCCACCTTCGAGCTCATCGCCTACCGGGAGGGGGAGAGGCTACCGATACCCCCCCAGCTGGCGAGGGCCATGGAGGCCCTCACCTACCCATTCACCTTCCACAACGTCGACAGGAACAGGGTGTTGATCGAGCCCAGGGGGCCCGACCCCGTGTACTTCGGCGTGAGGGGGCTAACCCCCCAGCACCTCGTATACGCAGAGTCTCTTTTAGAGAGCTGGGGCTTTAAGCCGTCGGGTTGGGTTATCTACAGGACTAACCAAGCCGTGGACGCCCACATCGAGCTGGGGATCTACTTCGACGAGCCCTATCCCTACTCTTTCTATAGAGCCAGGGGCATAATACAAGGCGTAAAGAGGGTGGGGGGGAGGCATCTTGTGGGGTGGCTGGACAGCGGCCTTCCATTCGTGGTCTATAGACATCTGGGGAGGATGGCGGCTGAACTGGAGAGATGCGTTGGGTGCGACGTGGAGCTCTACGGAGGGCTGAAGCCCCGCGGAGGGCGGCTCTACCTATACGTAGAGAGGGCGTACATCCTCGGGCGCTACCGGAGGGCTAGGGAGAGGTGTCCCTACTGCGGAGGCTCGCTGGAAAGCGCCGGGGCTGGGAAGGGCTGGAGATGCCGCGTCTGCGGCACGCTGTTCCGCCGGGCCGCCACCAGGTGGATATACGACTACGCCCCCAGGGCTCTGATTCTGCCCAGGCCCGGCGAGTGGCGCCACCTCCTTAAGCCACCCGGGGTTGAGCCGGAGATCGCAAGCTTCTTCTCCCCCAGCGCCGTCAGGTGGATTGTCTAG